A window of Exiguobacterium sp. FSL W8-0210 genomic DNA:
GTCACCGTATGGATATGGTTGAGACTTCCGCGTGTAATAACTATGGACGGAATGTCCGAATTCATGTGCGAGTGTAAAGAGGTTGTTGATATTGTCTTGCCAGTTCATCAAAATGAACGGCTGTGTATCATAAGCTCCAGAAGAGTAAGCTCCACTCCGTTTACCACGCGTCTCCCGGACATCAACCCAACGTTCAGACAACCCTTCTTCGAGGATATGCTTGTACTCTGCTCCGAGCGGTGCGAGCCCTTCAACCATCAATTGTTTCGCTTCCTTGTAAGAGACTTTCATCTCCACCTCAGAAACGAGCGGTGTGTACATATCATACACGTGTAGTTCATCGAGTCCGAGTACTCGCTTACGTAGGGCGACGTAACGATGGAGTAATGGTAAATGCTCATGTACCGCTTCAACTAATCCATCATAGACGGACTCAGGAATCGCATTACCGTGTAACGCTGCTGCGCGTGCCGATGGGAACTTCCGGACATCCGCATAGAAGTTGTCTTTCTTAACTGACCCAGCAAGTGTCGAAGCGAGCGTATTCGTGTATTTCGCATATGTTCCATACATCGCTTTAAATGCGGCTTCACGGACCGAACGATCAGATGATTCCAGGAATGTGATGAAGCGACCATGTGTCAACTCTGTCTCTTCACCGTCTTCCCCTTTGATTTTTGGGAATGTCAGATCTGCATTGTTCAACATACCGAACGTCGTACCGGATTGACCGAGTACTTCTCCTGCCTTTGCAAGAATCGCTTCTTCCGCTTCCGTCAGGACGTGTTCACGCTCTTGATTCAATTCATCAAATGCATGACGATACATCGCAAGATCTGGATTCTCATTAAGATACGTCTCAATCGTTGACTCAGGTACAGCTAATAGTTCTGGTGTCATGAAAGCAAGTGTTGCTCCGATTTGCGACGCGAGTGTTCGAGCACGGTCGTTCATAGCTTGGTAGAAACTATCTGCTGTATTTTCGTCATAACGCATATGCGCGTATGTATAAAGCTTATAAAGACGTCTTGAGACTTCATCTCGTAACTGTAACCCTTCATAGAGCGTTTCTGCACTCTGTCCAAGACGACCCTTATACTCGACGAGTAATGGGAGCATTGCTTTCACCGATTCGAATTCTTCTTCCCACGCTTCGTTCGTTGTGTAAATTGACTCTAGATTCCATGTTTCTGTAACGTCAACATCTTGACGTGTTAATACTTCTGCCATTTCCCTCACTCCTTTAATTCAGTTATACCTGTTTTCTTTTCGACAAACAATCGAAGTGCTCCTGCTAAAACAGCTTATTCGACTCCTCGATCCGTTCCATCCATTCTCTGACGAGAGCATCAATCAAATCTCTTTCAATCGATAGATTCAATTGGTAAAGCAGTTGATTTATGGCATGTTCTAGATGGATTGAAGTATATCTCCCTTTTAGCTTTAAAAAGACTGCGATTTGAAATTCAAAGGGATGGACGGGGAGAAATAATAGACGTGTGATCGGAAGAAAGGCAAAAGAGGGAAGGTTTTGTAGATGGAGACCTGCTTGATACAGTGGGGTCTTGAGAATGCGTGGAGGTAATGAAGGATAAAAAGGACGTCGCTGATAGCGATGAACGATCCCTTGCCATCGAGCGATTGAAAATTTCCGAGGAAATGATGAAGGCTCTGTCGAGAGAAAATCAGATAACGAGAGCGATTGAACCGTGCAATAGACATGGTGTTTTGCAAAAGGAACTGGATGTCGAAATCTCCGGATTTGATTCTCGACGATCAGATCCAAATAATCATTTTGTAAAAATGCTTGTCGCATCCAACCCTGCAATCGCAACGTGACACCATGTGAAGGATGAAATCCGATCCACCGAACCGTTTGTTCTTGTTTCGCATCAAGTCTGGCTCGTCTAATCCATTCCTCTGCCGACATCGGAGAACGTTGAATCTCAATTCCAAGTTTCTGTTCTGGTATCCACAGGTCAAAACGTCTCTCTCCAGTCACCCATTCAATTTCGACTTGGATACCTGCGTTTATTAAAGAATCGGCAATGCGCTTTTTCCAGGACATATGCACACTACTTTCTCCTGAACAAGCTGAGATATGTGCAAAATGTGGTCGTCGTCCTTGCCTGACGCGCAAGGGCTTCAGGCAATACGGACAACGTAAGGACATCGCTTTTAATTCATGGATGGGAAATCTGTGAATCATGATGCGTTTACCAGAAGCATCAATGGCTTCAAACATCTGAATCGTCCCCTTTTTCTAGAGTAACGGTGAGAATAAACGTGAAATCGATTCAATCAATCGACGTCGTAATGGACGCCGATGGAACATATCAGCATCAACTTGTGTCGAATGGCTAAAATCTTCATAAAAATCACGTGTTAGTTCATGGACAGAGTTCGTTCCATATAAGAAAGCATTCACTTCGAAATTCAAATGAAAACTACGTAAATCCATGTTCGCTGTCCCAATCGTTGCGATGGCGTCGTCCACAACGATGACTTTCGAGTGCATGAATCCCTTATTGTACTCGTAAATTTTCACACCAGCTCGTAGCAAGTCATCAAAATAAGAACGGCTCGCGTAAAATACGATTTTATGGTCTGGAAAGCTCGGTAGCAAAATACGGACATCAATCCCTGCCATAGCAGCTGTCTTCAGTGCTGTCATCAGGTCTTCATCCGGTATCAAATACGGAGAAGCAATATAGACTGATTCACGCGCTTCCGTTATGAGCCCGAAGTAAAGTGATTTCATTGCCTCATGTGGCTCATCAGGACCGCTCGCAATGATTTGAACACCCCCTGTTGCTTCTTCAACGTACTCAAGTGGCTCCATGTAAAACGGTGTAAACAGCCGTTCACCTGTCATGTAATACCAGTCTTGGAGAAAAATCAGTTGGAGTTCAGAGACAGCCTCTCCCCTTACGAGAAGATGGGTATCACGCCAAAAACCAAAATGTTGATCGCGACCGATATACTCATCCCCAATGTTGATTCCGCCTGTAAATGCAACCGTTCCATCGATGACGACGATTTTCCGATGATTCCGGTAGTTCGATTTACTCGAAATAAACGGTAAGACGACAGGGAAAAACGCGCGAACCTCAACGCCAGCCGCCTGCATCTTCTTGAAATAATGCTTACCCGTCGAAAAACATCCGACGGCATCATAAAGAAAACGGACCTCGATTCCTTGCTCGGCCTTTTCAATCAACGCTTCCTGTAATTGAAGCGCAAGTTGATCATCCCGTACGATATAGTACTCCAAATGAATATGATGCTGTGCTTGACGAATCTCTTCTAAAAGAATCGGAAACTTTTCCTGACCATTCGTCAAGATTCTTGTATGTGTATTATACGAAATCGGAAGGCGACTGATTGAATCGATAAGTGTCACAACTTTTCCATAATGTCCTTCTTGGAACACTGATTGGTGTACCCCTGCCTTAAACTGGTTACGATACTTAATGTAAGACTCTTCATCAAGCATTGCCTTCAGTCGAAACATTCGTTTTCGACGGTAGTTCTGACCAAATGTGAAATACACGAATACGCCAACGACAGGCAATGCCATCATGACGAGTGCCCAGACGAGCGTTCGTTCTGGGTTTCGATTTTCGAGTAGAATGATGACGAACACGCTCATGACGACCAAGATGATGACGATGGACAGCCAACCTACCATATAGACACTCCAATAGTAGGATAAAAAGGCAATCAAGCCGATGGTCAAGATGAGGGTCATGAGAAGTTGTACACGTCGTAGCATGAATCCCCCTCCTTTTATGTAGGTAGTACAAATCGTATTTAAACTGATGACAGAAAGGAAGCGTTTAAATGGGTACGTATATCATCACTGGTGCAACAAGTGGAATTGGTGAGGCAACTTCCCTTCAACTCATTCGGGAGGGACATACCGTCCTTGCGATTGGTCGCAATGAAGAAAAGGGATCCTCTCTTGAATCAAACGGAGAAGGACGTTTATATTTCTTCCCTGTCGACTTAGCTGATTCCTCTGCAATCGATGCGTTCTTTGAAGAAACACAAGAAGATTTCCCAGAAATCGACGGGATTTTCAACAATGCAGGTACTTTCGGGAAACCCGTTGCACCTGAACGTGTCTCCGATCAACAAAAAGAAGTATTCCAAGTGAACTATCATGCGCCCGAACGAATTATCCAGCTCGCGACGAAACGTTTCTCAAAAGGTGCCTCTATCGTCAATAATAGCGCCATTGTCGGTCACGTCAAGTTTCCCGCCATGCTCTTACCCTATGCATCGTCTAAGAGCGCTTTATTGACACTGACAAAGACATACGCTGCCCGCTTCCATGGCAAGTATCGTTTTAATGCCATTTGTCCGGGACCGGTCGACACATCACTGAGCCACGCATTATATGGCGGGAAAGATAAGTTTGATCTTGCGATGAAGCATCATCTTCGTGGCGAACCTGCACAACCTTCTGAAATCGCAGAAGTCGTTTGTTTCTTACTCTCGAATAAAGCGAGTTACATCAATGGGCAAGCCCTTATCGTAGACGGTGGCTATACCCTCACTTAATGTCAGAATAAAAGGAGGTATCACGATTCGTGATCCTCCTTTTACTCGCGCTTTTAGTTCCTTTAGTTCGGAAAGTGTTTCCGAATAAAGGCAAAGACATCTGAAGCAATGATTTGTTTTCCATATTCAGCGACAGGATGAATCGTTTGTTCGCTAAAGTGAAGATATTCAGCAATTAAACTCATGACATTTTCTTGTGCTTCTACATCCACATCATCTTCGAAATGAACATGTAGTAGATAAAGTCCATCCTTTTGGTAAAGCGCTGTTTCAAGTTCTGCGAAGACAGGAGCATTCGCATATTGACTAAGCGCAATGATATGCTCGAAATCATGCGTTTCGAATAAGACATCCTGGCTTAATTCTGTATCTTTATCTTCTGTCTCAGACATCGCTGATCGTAAAAGTGAATCGAGTTCGTCTTCATCGACTTGTTCACCATCGACTGCATTTTTTGCGATCGTTACAGTGACTTCAAGACCTTTTTCAAAAGCTTGCACTTGTATCCATAGTGGACCTTCGAAGGAGATGGACTCTTTTTCATTCGCTTCGTCCATCATCTGCCAGAATAACTGTTCTCCCCGTTCCCGATTATACCAAATCTCATCTCGGGCAAAACCACGGCGTTCGATGTCAGTATAAGTGATGAAGAACTTGACCGTATTGTCATTGACGCGTTCGATTTTCAATCTGTCCACTCCTTTCTTCTCGTTCCTTATTTAGAATACGAACGAGGACATGACTTGGATTCACACTTTCGAATCCGAAGGATATATTTCTATTCCTTTGTTATCTTTATTTTAACCTTTTTTATCGGTAACAAAAAGCACACTGCTCACGAGGCAGCGTGCTTTTTAAAATTACTCGTTTACAAGACGCTGTGCTTCCAAAAGTTGGAATGTACGCACCTTGCGTGGTAAGAATCGACGGATTTCATCCTCGTTATATCCTACTTGAAGACGTTTTTCGTCAATCAAAATCGGACGACGCAATAATCCAGGATATTCTTGAATTAAATCGTATAGGTGCTGCAACGATAAGTTTTCAACGGAAACATCGAGTTTCGAGAAGACTTTTGAACGCGTTGAGATAATCTCGTCCGTTCCATCTTCCGTCATTCGAAGAATCTGTTTGATTTCATCGAGCGATAATGGTTCTGAAAAAATATTACGTTCTACGAACGGGATTTCATGTTCTTCAAGCCACGCGCGTGCTTTCCGACAAGAAGTACAACTTGGTGAAGTATAGAGTGTTACCATTGAAAAACATCCTCCCCCTGATTTAACATCATTCAACACCTAAGTGAATACATAGATATCGATGATGGTTCTATTACTTGACAGTTTACATCTAATAAAGCAGAAAACCTAGCTTTTTTATAAAGATGAAAGAACTTTTCGTAAAAAAGCTTGTTAAAGCCACCACGTGGCTTTAACAAGCTGGCGTGTGATCAAATGGCTGAGAAATCGTCTCTTTTGCTTTAGGAAGTTTTATTTCTTTTAGTTTTTTCTCTAAAATATCCCGCAAAAGGCGCTTCTTCAGCTTTTTCTTTTTGTCACGTTCTTTCATATTCCGACACCCCAATCGGTCCGAAACAGAACTAACAACCTACGAAAGCAAAATAATCATCTTCTACATTAGTAAGTATACCACGTATATCAATAATCTATTCCTACTTTAAGCAATTAAATATGTGAGATTGTCGATTGAGTAATGAAAAACAGTTGCAATTTCTTTCAATTTTCTGTAGAGTGTATAGAAATATCAACGCTGAGGAAGGAGTTTTTCATTCATGTCATTAACACTCGTCACTATTCTCGATCATCCGATCGCTCAAAAATATTTATCCCGTTCTGGCTTGAATCATGCGATTTCAGTAGCTGAACGCGCTCTGACGCTCGCTACGAAGCGAGGTTTAGATGCGGATACAGCTACGAAAGCTGCACTCCTCCATGACATCGGGCATTACGAATGGTATACCGATGGCACTTGGAACTATGATCTCTATCGTCA
This region includes:
- the spxA gene encoding transcriptional regulator SpxA, producing the protein MVTLYTSPSCTSCRKARAWLEEHEIPFVERNIFSEPLSLDEIKQILRMTEDGTDEIISTRSKVFSKLDVSVENLSLQHLYDLIQEYPGLLRRPILIDEKRLQVGYNEDEIRRFLPRKVRTFQLLEAQRLVNE
- the pepF gene encoding oligoendopeptidase F, with the protein product MAEVLTRQDVDVTETWNLESIYTTNEAWEEEFESVKAMLPLLVEYKGRLGQSAETLYEGLQLRDEVSRRLYKLYTYAHMRYDENTADSFYQAMNDRARTLASQIGATLAFMTPELLAVPESTIETYLNENPDLAMYRHAFDELNQEREHVLTEAEEAILAKAGEVLGQSGTTFGMLNNADLTFPKIKGEDGEETELTHGRFITFLESSDRSVREAAFKAMYGTYAKYTNTLASTLAGSVKKDNFYADVRKFPSARAAALHGNAIPESVYDGLVEAVHEHLPLLHRYVALRKRVLGLDELHVYDMYTPLVSEVEMKVSYKEAKQLMVEGLAPLGAEYKHILEEGLSERWVDVRETRGKRSGAYSSGAYDTQPFILMNWQDNINNLFTLAHEFGHSVHSYYTRKSQPYPYGDYSIFVAEVASTTNEALLNDYLLKKVTDRKEKLYLLNNQLETFRGTLFRQTMFAEFEHAIHDAARLGQSLTPEFLTSTYYALNQKYFGDEIVLDEEIGLEWARIPHFYYNYYVYQYATGISAAAALTDQILEEGQPAVERYINNFLKAGSSDYPIEVLKAAGVDMTTKAPVEAALRQFERVLDEFEALLAE
- a CDS encoding competence protein CoiA family protein; its protein translation is MFEAIDASGKRIMIHRFPIHELKAMSLRCPYCLKPLRVRQGRRPHFAHISACSGESSVHMSWKKRIADSLINAGIQVEIEWVTGERRFDLWIPEQKLGIEIQRSPMSAEEWIRRARLDAKQEQTVRWIGFHPSHGVTLRLQGWMRQAFLQNDYLDLIVENQIRRFRHPVPFAKHHVYCTVQSLSLSDFLSTEPSSFPRKFSIARWQGIVHRYQRRPFYPSLPPRILKTPLYQAGLHLQNLPSFAFLPITRLLFLPVHPFEFQIAVFLKLKGRYTSIHLEHAINQLLYQLNLSIERDLIDALVREWMERIEESNKLF
- a CDS encoding SDR family NAD(P)-dependent oxidoreductase, with the protein product MGTYIITGATSGIGEATSLQLIREGHTVLAIGRNEEKGSSLESNGEGRLYFFPVDLADSSAIDAFFEETQEDFPEIDGIFNNAGTFGKPVAPERVSDQQKEVFQVNYHAPERIIQLATKRFSKGASIVNNSAIVGHVKFPAMLLPYASSKSALLTLTKTYAARFHGKYRFNAICPGPVDTSLSHALYGGKDKFDLAMKHHLRGEPAQPSEIAEVVCFLLSNKASYINGQALIVDGGYTLT
- the cls gene encoding cardiolipin synthase; protein product: MLRRVQLLMTLILTIGLIAFLSYYWSVYMVGWLSIVIILVVMSVFVIILLENRNPERTLVWALVMMALPVVGVFVYFTFGQNYRRKRMFRLKAMLDEESYIKYRNQFKAGVHQSVFQEGHYGKVVTLIDSISRLPISYNTHTRILTNGQEKFPILLEEIRQAQHHIHLEYYIVRDDQLALQLQEALIEKAEQGIEVRFLYDAVGCFSTGKHYFKKMQAAGVEVRAFFPVVLPFISSKSNYRNHRKIVVIDGTVAFTGGINIGDEYIGRDQHFGFWRDTHLLVRGEAVSELQLIFLQDWYYMTGERLFTPFYMEPLEYVEEATGGVQIIASGPDEPHEAMKSLYFGLITEARESVYIASPYLIPDEDLMTALKTAAMAGIDVRILLPSFPDHKIVFYASRSYFDDLLRAGVKIYEYNKGFMHSKVIVVDDAIATIGTANMDLRSFHLNFEVNAFLYGTNSVHELTRDFYEDFSHSTQVDADMFHRRPLRRRLIESISRLFSPLL
- the mecA gene encoding adaptor protein MecA gives rise to the protein MKIERVNDNTVKFFITYTDIERRGFARDEIWYNRERGEQLFWQMMDEANEKESISFEGPLWIQVQAFEKGLEVTVTIAKNAVDGEQVDEDELDSLLRSAMSETEDKDTELSQDVLFETHDFEHIIALSQYANAPVFAELETALYQKDGLYLLHVHFEDDVDVEAQENVMSLIAEYLHFSEQTIHPVAEYGKQIIASDVFAFIRKHFPN